From a single Ochotona princeps isolate mOchPri1 chromosome 12, mOchPri1.hap1, whole genome shotgun sequence genomic region:
- the LOC101518983 gene encoding anaphase-promoting complex subunit 10-like yields the protein MTTPNKTPPGADPKQLERTGTVQEIGSQAVWSLSSCKPGFGVDQLGDDNLETYWQSAGSQPHLVNIQFRRKTTVKTLCIYADYKSDESYTPSKISVRAGNNFHNLQEIRQLELVDPSGWTHVPLTDNHKKPTSMFMIQIAILANHQNGRDTHMRQIKIYTPVEESSIGKFPRCTTIDFMMYRSIR from the exons atgacgACACCAAACAAGACACCTCCTGGTGCTGACCCTAAGCAGCTGGAAAGGACTGGAACAGTACAGGAAATTGGGTCACAAGCTGTTTGGTCACTCTCGTCTTGCAAACCAGGATTTGGAGTGGATCAGTTAGGAGATGACAATCTTGAAACTTACTGGCAGTcagctggctcccagcctcattTAGTGAACATCCAATTCAGGAGAAAAACAACAGTGAAGACATTATGCATTTACGCAGACTACAAATCTGATGAAAGCTATACTCCAAGCAAGATCTCAGTCAGAGCAGGAAATAATTTTCACAATCTTCAAGAAATTCG GCAACTTGAATTGGTGGACCCAAGTGGCTGGACACATGTTCCTTTAACTGATAATCATAAGAAGCCAACAAGCATGTTCATGATCCAGATTGCTATTCTAGCCAATCACCAAAACGGAAGAGATACCCACATGAGACAGATTAAAATATACACACCAGTGGAGGAGAGCTCCATTGGTAAATTTCCTAGATGTACAACTATTGATTTCATGATGTATCGTTCAATAAGGTGA